One bacterium genomic region harbors:
- a CDS encoding YdeI/OmpD-associated family protein, producing MEISRTLSVKTRSEWRNWLKKNYKKEKEIWLIFPNKASGKPKISYEDAVEEALCFGWIDSTAKKFEKDSHVQRFTPRNPKSSYSQLNKERLKRLLKKKKVIAEVRKALGDLENEKFIFPMDIIDEIMKNKEAWNNYLKFSDAYKRIRIAFIDGARKRPEVFKQRLNYFIKMTEKNKQYGIQGIEKYL from the coding sequence ATGGAGATTTCAAGAACATTATCAGTTAAAACCCGTAGCGAGTGGCGTAACTGGCTTAAGAAAAATTATAAAAAAGAAAAAGAAATCTGGTTGATTTTTCCTAACAAAGCGTCGGGCAAACCAAAAATATCTTATGAAGATGCTGTTGAAGAAGCTTTGTGTTTCGGATGGATTGATAGTACGGCAAAGAAATTCGAGAAAGATAGTCACGTTCAAAGATTCACACCAAGGAATCCAAAAAGCAGTTATTCACAATTAAATAAAGAGCGTTTAAAAAGATTACTCAAGAAGAAAAAAGTTATCGCTGAAGTCCGTAAAGCACTTGGTGATCTGGAAAATGAAAAGTTTATTTTCCCGATGGATATCATTGATGAGATCATGAAGAACAAAGAAGCCTGGAATAACTATCTGAAATTTTCAGATGCATATAAACGAATAAGAATCGCTTTTATTGATGGTGCAAGAAAGAGACCTGAAGTTTTCAAACAGAGACTAAATTACTTCATTAAAATGACTGAAAAGAATAAACAGTACGGAATTCAGGGAATAGAAAAGTATTTGTGA